TCTGATAAGTTGACTTGATATCAGTACGGTGTATGAgaacaatatgtacacattagtaTACATCGGCATCAGTAATATCGCACTGacttttgcaacattgttggtTAGATGCATAAATATCATTATACCGTAAGGTTGATATTTCATGCAAGATGCGGTGGCTAATATTTATTGTCTTGATTTTTCTGTTACGTAATATCAACACAGAAATGTGAGTTACCTTTGGTGATATTAAAGGGTATATTGgacattatattataccagtatattgatggtggaaatcgagggatctgattggtctagacatcgagctagcgcgtctaaaacaagtgataatgcactgctggtacgataatgcactgctggcactcgtccaaattttgttcgtctacgagcatTGAGTTGTACTACAacttgtagtccgccgtgatactgatagtgaactcttcgaattgtcagaggaggattttctctcaatgagacaatattttatgagaaattatgaaggaaatttcgaaagcaacccagtcatcgcgtatttgttcaaatcattgcctactacatgtactaaggtcaaggcgctaggcatgcacgagatcggtcgcggtcccagcctcggcgcggctggagtggaaacattggtgagctgtcctgtcctgtcataaaaatgaagcaagtgaaagaggttacactggccgacttaccattaatctaaatagaaatttgtctgggatcctgtcctaaagtatcagtcatcaatccgagagggaaatcctcaaacccgaaaatctactgacgtaacttccagtaatataaatacattgtaaatatcaacctgccgcCATGCCTATCGcctcacttcaccgagtcgcgaattcggccgggaacgatcgaagcacgctgtatttaataaaccacttcaagtttattccttgagtcaaacaggttgtttattcatcactgtgcacttttaatgagccgatcaatgtacagattatccctagaaacgacgagcagataaaataaatccagtcgctgcacgacgttcacattgaggccaagatcagctgtcttgaaaagcagcgttattgttatgcaaattagacacagaggcgcatatgaaacgagaaaacgttagttcttatcttgtttccgatattttcaatatactggtataatataatagcgataaaccaccccctggggaaggtataccactcggttttgaccagtgaactcaatatatgcactcgctatcgctcgtgcatatatttcgttcactggtcaaaacctcttggtataccatccccagggggtggtttattgcttaagtagcctatatgtaatttgttatttcaaagcCTTGTCAAAGACACGTTACTTGCAATGGGAGAGATTGGGAAAATGATATACCttgtatatgctaattatgcaaattagtagtTAATATAGACCTTTTgatgtactttacatgtaaggggggtttgatgatgatgacaaacaTGCTAAATTCATTTCctaatgtaatgtaaatgaaaggaaatatagcctgcaaatatttgtattaaatttgaatatgctaattcacatttacataatacacatattaatatgctgattatacttttacataatatacatattaatatgctgattgtacttttacataatttacatattaattatgctgattatacttttacataatttacatattgattatGCTCATTAGTTTTTTGATGACGATAAAAAATTATAAAGGTAGTTTTCCATTTCAATCCTTAAACTGATAGAAGTATAACATGCCTTGGTGTTTTTGAAATGattcatatatatacacttCTTGTTATTCATATGAATTAAACTACTAAAACACACCAACTGAGTTATTAAGCATGTAAAAATGATGTAGTagatgtataataatataatcatcAAAAGATGGTCCTAGTATGCTTTATCAGCCTTATATTTATCCatagacatattacatatatctttGTTACCGCCCTTAGACCTACATTTGTATCCATAGACAAGTTACGTGCCAGGTTTATTTAGCAAAAAGAGCATGttatgaatatgatatttcCGCTAGTTATGGTATTCACTAGAAAAACCTCACTTTTAATATGTTCCATCACTTGGACTTTTCttgacttttgatatgttgttcagctTAAAGTTCTGAGTAAGatgcattaaaaataatttatttggcAATTATGTCCGGGTCAAACCTTATTCTGACTGGACTAAACTCTCAAGTATAGATGTGATATCATCGTTAGCAGGGAGGACAAGATAATTGAACTAGAGGAACTTGATGAGGTGATATTATTACAAGGCAACCTAAATGGTATTAAAGCAATGTCTCAATGAGGAAAAAAACTCATCTTCAAAATAGAAACAACTACGACCAGCCTCATAGCAAATACATGGTCACGATACCAAATGCGAAGGGCATCCCGAGAAACTGTGTCGGATCAACAGGAAATATAACAAGTCTGAGTCAGTGGCATTCAAACAGCAAACCACTCCACAACAACGCTTTAATGTCACACAAGGAAAATACAACATCGGAACATTAAACCAGAGTGTTAAAATAAGGTACCGTCTAAGGACTGTCATCAAATGTATATAGGAGAATCAGGACGACAATTCAAAACAGGGATCGAGGAACATCACAAATATTGGAGGGACAATACTATAGCATTCGCTAACAATTTTCCCAAAATACAATAGCAAACAACATCAAATGCAACCATCTCAAAATCAACAGAGACAGGGATGTTGAACTATTGACATCTACAATcagctgatcataccgccacctagtggtcagttgttactatggaatttgtcattatGATGAGGATCGTCGGCCAAGAAAGATACAAATCAATGACCTTCTTGTGTGTCATACCCTGTGCAAGTATTTTTGATCTACTAAGTTGATAACCAGTTTTGGTCAATCCAGTTTAGAATTTTGTATCGCACTTTCAATATATTATGGTGGCTCACAAATAACAAGAccaaacaaaaattaataacacaaaaactttaattttcaacacaaaaacttacaaaatttCGACAACAAAACATTCCTTTCCATACACgcattttaatttgaaactgTGAAACTGTGAACATGCAAAACTCAATAGGGAAACACCACAAAGTAAATCTGTGGACACACAaacttaatttaaaaaataacacaaaaaatcAACCTTGGAACACAAAAATctcaatttgaaaacaacacGCACTTAACCTGTGGTAGcacaaaattcaatttgaaaacaacatatacttaaTCTGTGGACGTGTAAAAACTAAACAAGGGCAATGACAAAACATAAAAACCCACGGCAAATTAAAAACCAATGGTAGAAGTAGAATCTGGTGgcgaaaatgtaacatgtacaattgGCGTCATATGGGTGTTTATTATTGGTGCACAACGGTTGTCTGAAATttctttaatatcaaaataaagaatACAGTTTGGTGAGGGTGAACAAATTATCACCATTCAAGTACTCAAGTGTATTACCACAAAAGTGGAAACGGTGGTCAAAGTAGCCCTGTTTTCGAAATGCTATCGAAGGTCAAATATATGTACTATGTGTTTCTGTATATCTCCGCGTATTTGCCACATCGTGCTGTAGTGAAGTAAGAACACACTCGTCTAACTTCTTTCGAAAACTTTGTTCGAATGCACGCCAATCTCAAATATTTTAGTGCCTCAAGGTCGCCAGCAATGTAGTTATTTATcgtttcaaattaatttttccTCAGTGTATCTTTTGTGTAACTGTACACATGTAGTCTCTAGCTGTAGTTGTCTATTCAACACTCtattaggggagaaccatttgatttctggggagGGGGGTTTGGAGAagtttggaaaaaataatttgtcggcaggtgaaggagaaaaaaataattcgatcccataatggcttgagaaaaaaatctGGGAATTTGATTATCTCATTTTTGTCTCatttattgtcaatattttgagCAAGCCCTATGGGTTTTTTTCCAGCATTTTTTATATGGGGTTGCTTTCAATTACTTTCAATTAGCATTTTGTCTGCCATGTGCAAAAATCagtttcaacaaacatgtcaaaatgcatttacagCAAAAGCTCTCCAATTCCAATGATTATATGCAGTATCACACCACagaaaaatatatcatattcatcaGCTCTTTTCATCACACAGTTTTTATTAATGTGGTTTTCTGATATTCTATACGGTAttgcatgtttcaaatttccCTTTCaactttaatgaaaatattttgtttaatatgacCATCCTTCCATTGTTCGTAAGTGATATCTAACTATTTTATGTAAACTGATTTTGGTACATAGCAAGGAAGACAAACATGGATGCAacattttatgtattaaaaacattgtCAGAAGTTTAAAAATAAAGGTATCTCAGTCTGCTGCCAATGTAGAATGTCAATGATAAAGAGTCACTTGAGAGGAACATGAAACAAATGGAGTGATTAAGAAGTATCAAAAATTCTGTAAAACATGCTTGTAAAATTCCTCTCCAATTGAGATGACtataactttacaacataaACTCTAAGGCATGCTAAATACTTTCTAGAAATGATAAGTTGAACACCAGCTGCTAAATGTTTAACAAATAATACTAACTATCATAGAGAAAATCgagaaataaactttttatactaaactttgcataaatattagtattaataaacATGCATAAAATACTGTGACATGAATCAACTTTTAGCAGAAGCATGGACTGTAAACTGCTACTTATTGCTACTTACACACAACAAGTTAGTTGTGAACCAGTAGGTGTAGTTATGAACAGCACGTTAGAAATTGGTAATCGAAAAAAAAATGGCATTGTTTtcacatatggaaaaaataatatgaTGCAGGACTGACCATTTTTTTTGCTGCTATACCCACTCTCCCAAcgaaatggttctccccttatgTATTCACAACAATCTGTATGTGTATTCTATTTTCGTATCATATTTTGCAGTTTTAACGACCATTGCTGTTTCAATGACCATTTCGGTTGTATGGACGATTACGTCTATAACGACACTTACGATACTATTATGGTAACTATGGTTACAACAGTAATGTGTATAATCTTACATGGATATATGGCTGTAATGCTCTTCATTAATGACTCAAAATAAAACCGTAATAACTGTATACAGAAACTCTTACAGACTTCATCCTGGAATATCAAAATAGCAGAAAGCTACAAAAGATTACCAAAACAGTACATTGTTTAGATGAAGCTCCGAAATGTTATGTCTTTTGTGAgggaaatacaacaaaaatagcgccaatgtcgttttagcacaactttacagtttttaagaatgtttatccacatgttgaTCCATTCTAGGtacaggtgttcatttgctggataactatccagttgaccaatctatccaaccatgttctaatctttgcaatatatgcaatcatttggctgttgctatggatgtggtcatgttgctcgacatatttacatacattttttgaatgtttatttacttgcctattaattcctgttatctttgcaatatacgtcatcgtttgtctgttgctatgggcgtggtcttgttgctaggcacatttacatacattttatgaatgtttattcacttgcctattaatcccctgttatctttgtgaaatacatcaatcaatcaatcaatcgatgcaatttatatagcgccaattccactatgacaagagttcaaaggcgctgtacagtcaaaatgttttagaaaacaggtaagtctttaagtgttttttaaatgtgcTAATTGTAACTTGTTCACGAATTTCAATTGGTAGTTCATTCCACAGTTCTCGTAGCTGTTTTCCAGTGAAGAAGGTCTGATAAGTATCTTGGAGCGAGTCCATTGAGGGACTTGTATGTCATGAGCAAAAGTTTGAACTTTATTCTGTCCTGAACTGGTAGCCAGTGTAGTTCCTTTAGGAGTGGTGTTACATGATCATATTTCCTGGCTCGCATGATGATTTTTGCTGCAGTGTTTTGAACATGTTGGAGTGGTTTGATATGATCATTGGGTAAGCCATAGAGTAGGGCATTACCATTGTCAAGTTTGCTTGATATTAATACCTGGACGAGTTTCTGACAAGTAGATTTGGAGAGGTAGGGACGGATATAGCCAATTTTCCTGCGATAATGGTAGattgattgacatgttgttGATATGTGCTTTTTTAACGTGTGATGAGAATCGAAAGTTACACCAATATTACGAGCTGTTTCGGCTGGTTGAAAAGTACTTTCGCCAATATGGATGTTATCAATAGTTGGACTTTGAGGTTGACTGAATTTCGATGTAATGAGTAAGACTACAGTTTTGTAGTCGTTGAGTTTGAGCTTATTCTTGGTCATCCACGTCTTGATGTCATTAGCAGCAGCCTCCATGTTTCTAATCGATAGAGAGATGTCTGATGGAGTAAGAGCATTGTAGAGTTGACTGTCATCTGCGTATAGGTGGAAGTTAAGATTATGCTGCCGAATTAACTGACCAAGTGGGGAGATGTAAATGCAAAAGAGTAGAGGACCAAGTACCGATCCCTGTGGAACACCTGATTGAAGAAGAGTTTGGGTAGAGACAGTATCCTTAACTAGAACAAATTGCTGACAATTGGAGAGGTATGATGCAAACCAGTTCAGGGGGGTACCTTTGATGCCGATGTCAGATAATCGTGATAGTAAGATATCATGGTCGATAGTGTCAAAGGCCGCCGATAGATCGAGGAGGACAAGCAGAACACTCTTGCCGGCATCAAGTGAAGTGCAGATATCATCATGGACTTTGAGTAACGCTGTTTCGGTGCTGTGGTATTTTCTATAAGCGGACTGGAATTGTTCACACAAGGCATTTTCTGAGAGGTATGCATTTAACTGTGCTGCGACAACCTTTTCAAGGATCTTAGAGAAGAatcaccatttggctgttgctatgggcgtggtcatggttgctagggtatatttgcatacattttttgaatgattactCACTTACTGATACTGCTATTTGACCAATATATaatgccatttggttgttgctgagggcgtggccaattgtgtcaaaatatttttaataaaaacatctgcagaataacacttctagaaacatctcaccaaatttcagtttcactgatcaagtactttttgagatctAAATTTTGGCCAAAATTCActtttcacacctaatttgcatattactgatgagatcattacatGGTTAAGATTTCTTCATtgatacaccccccccccccccgatgcATCTCTATTAAATTtaagcccaatctgctgagtagctTTGGAATTAAAGATAATTGactaaaaagaaatgtttttagccctaatttgtatattactgagggaatcatcatgtcatgaacaaatcttaatttacttcCCCCTAAaaacattcccatcaaatttcaggtCAATCTGCCCactagttttggagtttaaattgtttgaccaaaaataacattttttggcCCAAAACGCAtatttctgatgcgatcattttcattacaCACACAACAATTTTGACTTTAAggtgtttacacacacacacacacacacacacacacacacacacacacacacacacacatacatacatacatacagacacttgtcaatgcctataacactactgaaccttaacagttcagttgtgctaaaaatgcaaTTGGTAATATCTTGTTTTAATAAAGATTTGCTGCTGAAACGGGTTCGAATTAAATTACACTTTATTTCGGCctatataatgtacataaaattatgtaaaaataaccaATGAGCAGTAGTCGTTATATCTGTGTCtactcaaaatatatatttgaatgaaGGAGAAACCGTAGCAGTCTTATTGACTGGCTATACAATTACCCGTAAGTTTGCCCAATCAACTTtagcgtccgtgaacgaggaCAATGTGGTTACACGCACACGGAGAAAAAGAAGACCAGAGTGTCCTCCCCCTTCTCTTAGCAAATGAACAATTGAGCAAACTGATCAAATGCAGAGCATGCACGCCTAGACGTTAACAAGGTTTGTATTGTTGTACGGGCGGAAAAAAAGACAGAACACAATCGCATAGCCGTAAGAGGCGCTATTCAATCTGATTTCGCTATACACATACACTGGACAACGCAAGCCAAATCGTAGTATTATTGATAAAGCGATGTTATATAAGATAGATAGAgcataatatttatttgtcgTATTGTGTCAGTAAACAAAGCACATTGTATTTCTTCTTGCCCATTACACAAAAGCCAGCCGTGATATAGTATCGGTTACCTATATTCTCACTGCTGGTGGCTCTTCTATCTGACCACCCAAATGAGAGTCTGGGAAACCACGTTTCAACTACTCCACGCAGGGAGTCAGTCACatagtacatttcttccaagtcattaAAATGGTAATTTATATGTATCACTGttgagaagtgataacttgTTGCTAAAGTATCTAAATCGTTTAGCCCACAGTGTTTGActtgaagtattccccagcatgcacagCTCTAGAAGCTACTTCCTGTATGTGCGAGTTGGAATTTCCCCTAACCCTGGCTTGGAGAGGTcttgtaggcagagcccccaacGGAGAGAGtcaggtaacagagactagccGCGATATAGTAACACCTGTCTATCCTGCTGgtacatttatcaaaatttttaCATTGACGATCACTATCTTTATTGATGCTATTCCATTGTTGACATACACTAGAATTGTTGCTTCATGCCCTTGCTTTAAAGATAGAATTTGAGTCTAGTTAGATGGTAGGAattgggtaaacatatttatgcATGTGCATACGTGTTTTATGTAGacctgtatgtgtatgtgtatgtgtatgtgtatgtgcatttgtgtgtatgtgtatgtgtatgtgtatgtgtgtgtatgtgtatgtgtatgtgtgtgtgtatgtgtgtgtatgtgtatgcgtatgtgtatgtgtatgta
This is a stretch of genomic DNA from Glandiceps talaboti chromosome 19 unlocalized genomic scaffold, keGlaTala1.1 keGlaTala1_19_unloc_1, whole genome shotgun sequence. It encodes these proteins:
- the LOC144453237 gene encoding uncharacterized protein LOC144453237 → MEAAANDIKTWMTKNKLKLNDYKTVVLLITSKFSQPQSPTIDNIHIGESTFQPAETARNIGVTFDSHHTLKKHISTTCQSIYHYRRKIGYIRPYLSKSTCQKLVQVLISSKLDNGNALLYGLPNDHIKPLQHVQNTAAKIIMRARKYDHVTPLLKELHWLPVQDRIKFKLLLMTYKSLNGLAPRYLSDLLHWKTATRTVE